The proteins below are encoded in one region of Holophagaceae bacterium:
- the tkt gene encoding transketolase, protein MPATADRLAINTLRGLAMDAVQAANSGHPGTPMALAPMGYVLWTKFLRHNPKNPAWLDRDRFVLSCGHASMLLYGLLHLTGYDLSLDELKNFRQWDSKTPGHPEFGHTVGVETTTGPLGQGIGNALGMAMAERWLADHFNRPGHEVVNHRTYAIVSDGDVMEGVGQEAASLAGHLGLEKLVCLYDDNHITIEGDTDLAFSEDVGKRFEAYGWRVLNVLTGEDLNGLESTLHEATHEPCGKPTLIITRTIIGYPAPNKQNHHDAHGAPLGKDEIAATKTIMGFDPGASFVVPDEARERWEVCLERGALFEFEWNARFKAYREAHPKLADDYERWMKGELDSGWEAQLPVFTAGEKMATRDASGKIINALAQGVPNFLGGSADLGSSNKTVIKGAASYSRKVAGRNLHFGVREHAMGAALNGLSLHGGLRPFGATFLIFSDYMRPSVRLAALMKQPVAYVWTHDSIGVGEDGPTHQPIEQTMSLRMIPGLHMWRPADANETAEAWKHAMRRTDGPSAFALTRQNLPVLDAAKTAGASKGGYILEEASATPKVLLLATGSEVPVALEARAILESTGIPARVVSLPCWEVFNAQDTAYRDAVIPPAIKARVSIEAGVTFGWHRFTGDGGACIGLDRFGASAPAETLFEKFGITAEHVVEAAKRIL, encoded by the coding sequence ATGCCCGCCACCGCCGACAGACTCGCCATCAACACCCTCCGGGGCCTCGCCATGGACGCGGTGCAGGCCGCCAATTCGGGGCATCCGGGCACGCCGATGGCACTCGCGCCCATGGGCTACGTGCTGTGGACCAAGTTCCTGCGGCACAACCCCAAGAATCCCGCCTGGCTCGACCGCGACCGTTTCGTGCTGTCCTGCGGCCATGCGTCGATGCTGCTCTACGGTCTGCTGCACCTCACGGGCTACGATCTGTCCCTGGATGAATTGAAGAATTTCCGGCAATGGGATTCGAAGACGCCCGGCCACCCGGAATTCGGCCACACGGTCGGCGTGGAGACCACCACCGGCCCCCTGGGCCAAGGCATCGGCAACGCGCTGGGCATGGCCATGGCGGAGCGCTGGCTGGCGGACCACTTCAACCGGCCGGGCCACGAGGTGGTGAACCACCGCACCTACGCCATCGTGAGCGACGGCGACGTGATGGAAGGGGTGGGCCAGGAAGCGGCCAGCCTCGCCGGACACCTGGGGCTCGAAAAGCTCGTCTGCCTCTACGACGACAACCACATCACCATCGAGGGCGATACGGATCTGGCTTTCTCCGAGGATGTGGGCAAGCGTTTCGAGGCCTACGGCTGGCGCGTGTTGAACGTGCTCACCGGCGAGGACCTCAACGGCCTGGAATCCACGCTCCACGAAGCCACCCACGAACCCTGCGGCAAGCCCACCCTCATCATCACGCGCACCATCATCGGCTACCCCGCCCCCAACAAGCAGAACCACCACGACGCCCACGGCGCGCCGCTCGGCAAAGACGAAATCGCCGCCACGAAAACGATCATGGGCTTTGATCCCGGCGCCTCCTTCGTGGTCCCGGACGAGGCCCGCGAAAGATGGGAAGTGTGCCTGGAACGGGGCGCGCTGTTCGAGTTCGAGTGGAATGCCCGCTTCAAGGCCTACCGCGAGGCCCACCCGAAATTGGCCGACGACTACGAACGCTGGATGAAGGGGGAGTTGGACAGCGGCTGGGAGGCCCAGCTGCCGGTCTTCACGGCGGGTGAAAAAATGGCCACCCGGGATGCCTCGGGCAAGATCATCAACGCCCTGGCGCAGGGGGTTCCAAACTTCCTGGGCGGATCCGCGGATCTGGGCTCTTCCAACAAGACGGTCATCAAGGGCGCCGCCAGCTACTCCCGGAAAGTCGCGGGACGAAACCTCCATTTCGGGGTGCGCGAACACGCCATGGGCGCGGCCTTGAACGGCCTGAGCCTGCACGGGGGCTTGAGGCCCTTCGGTGCGACTTTCCTGATCTTCAGCGACTACATGCGTCCCTCCGTGCGCCTGGCCGCCCTGATGAAGCAGCCCGTGGCCTACGTCTGGACCCACGACAGCATCGGCGTGGGCGAGGACGGCCCCACCCATCAGCCCATCGAACAGACCATGAGCCTGCGCATGATCCCGGGCCTCCACATGTGGCGTCCCGCCGACGCCAATGAAACGGCCGAAGCATGGAAGCACGCCATGCGGCGCACCGACGGCCCCAGCGCCTTCGCCCTCACCCGCCAGAACCTCCCCGTGCTGGATGCGGCGAAAACCGCCGGAGCTTCAAAGGGCGGCTACATCCTGGAAGAGGCCAGCGCGACGCCGAAAGTGCTCCTGCTGGCCACGGGTTCCGAAGTTCCTGTGGCCCTCGAAGCCCGCGCCATCCTTGAATCCACCGGCATTCCGGCCCGCGTGGTGAGCCTGCCCTGCTGGGAGGTCTTCAACGCCCAGGACACCGCCTACCGCGATGCTGTGATCCCCCCGGCCATCAAGGCGCGCGTCTCCATCGAGGCCGGGGTCACCTTCGGCTGGCACCGCTTCACCGGCGATGGCGGCGCCTGCATCGGCCTGGACCGCTTCGGCGCCTCGGCCCCGGCGGAGACGCTTTTCGAGAAATTCGGAATCACCGCCGAGCATGTGGTGGAGGCCGCTAAGCGGATCCTATAG
- a CDS encoding CTP synthase, which translates to MNAFTTKDLGPVPAKFIFVTGGVLSSLGKGIAAASLGALLEARGLKVTLMKMDPYLNVDPGTMSPFQHGEVFVTDDGAETDLDLGHYERFTSVPATRNHTITTGRIYNTVIQKERRGDYLGKTVQVIPHITDEIKATMRKVAKDVDVVLVEIGGTVGDIESQPFLEAIRQWKLEAGLDANMKANAINMHLTYVPFIRAAGELKSKPTQHSVKELRALGIQPDVLLCRAEQEIPRELKDKIALFCSVTPDAVFSGKDATSIYEVPLNLHEEGLDAKVAYLLGLPDEAPDLAAWNNLLHRIRNPKGSVRIAVVGKYVEFKESYKSLTEALHHAGYGLETQVDLQWVEAEELEAGDPDSVLKDCNGVLVPGGFGIRGTRGMIEAIRYARERKVPFFGICLGMQMASIEFARDVVGLEGADSTEFDDKPRHKIIFKLRELIDVEELGGTMRLGAYACNLEPGSFAERAYGAAEISERHRHRYEFNQAEFRKPLEDKGMAFTGLSPDGTFVEIVEIPDHPYFLACQFHPEFKSKPLAPHPLFTAFVKASMIHRK; encoded by the coding sequence GTGAACGCATTCACAACCAAGGACCTCGGGCCGGTTCCGGCGAAATTCATTTTTGTCACGGGCGGCGTGCTGTCGTCCCTGGGCAAGGGCATCGCCGCGGCTTCCCTCGGAGCGCTGCTGGAGGCAAGGGGCCTGAAAGTCACGCTCATGAAGATGGATCCCTACCTGAACGTGGACCCGGGCACCATGTCGCCCTTCCAGCATGGCGAAGTCTTCGTCACCGATGACGGCGCGGAGACCGATCTGGATCTGGGCCACTACGAACGCTTCACATCGGTCCCCGCCACGCGGAACCACACCATCACCACCGGCCGGATCTACAACACCGTGATCCAGAAGGAGCGCCGCGGCGACTACCTGGGCAAGACCGTGCAGGTGATCCCGCACATCACGGACGAGATCAAGGCCACCATGAGGAAGGTCGCCAAGGACGTGGATGTGGTGCTGGTGGAGATCGGCGGCACCGTGGGCGACATCGAGAGCCAGCCCTTCCTGGAAGCCATCCGCCAATGGAAGCTCGAGGCGGGCCTCGACGCCAACATGAAGGCCAACGCCATCAACATGCACCTGACCTACGTGCCTTTCATCAGGGCCGCGGGCGAATTGAAGTCGAAACCCACCCAGCACAGCGTGAAGGAGCTGCGGGCGCTTGGCATCCAGCCAGACGTGCTGCTCTGCCGCGCGGAGCAGGAGATTCCCCGGGAGCTGAAGGACAAGATCGCCCTCTTCTGCTCCGTGACGCCGGACGCGGTGTTCAGCGGGAAGGACGCCACCAGCATCTACGAAGTGCCCTTGAACCTCCACGAGGAAGGCCTCGATGCCAAGGTCGCGTATCTGCTCGGCCTGCCGGACGAGGCGCCGGACCTGGCCGCCTGGAACAACCTGCTGCACCGCATCCGCAATCCGAAGGGCAGCGTGCGCATCGCGGTGGTGGGCAAGTACGTGGAATTCAAGGAGAGCTACAAGAGCCTGACGGAAGCCCTCCACCACGCGGGCTACGGACTGGAGACCCAGGTGGATCTGCAGTGGGTGGAGGCCGAGGAGCTGGAGGCCGGGGATCCCGATTCGGTCCTCAAGGACTGCAACGGCGTGCTCGTGCCCGGCGGCTTCGGCATCCGCGGCACCCGCGGCATGATCGAGGCCATCCGCTACGCCCGGGAGCGGAAAGTCCCCTTCTTCGGGATCTGCCTCGGGATGCAGATGGCTTCCATCGAGTTCGCGCGCGACGTCGTGGGCCTGGAAGGCGCCGACAGCACCGAGTTCGACGACAAGCCGCGGCACAAGATCATCTTCAAGCTCCGCGAGTTGATCGATGTGGAGGAACTGGGCGGCACCATGCGGCTGGGCGCCTACGCCTGCAACCTGGAGCCGGGCAGCTTCGCGGAGCGCGCCTATGGCGCTGCGGAGATCAGCGAGCGCCACCGCCACCGCTATGAATTCAACCAGGCCGAATTCCGCAAGCCGCTCGAAGACAAAGGCATGGCCTTCACGGGCCTGAGCCCGGATGGGACCTTCGTGGAGATCGTTGAAATCCCCGATCATCCCTACTTCCTGGCCTGCCAGTTCCATCCCGAATTCAAGAGCAAGCCCCTGGCGCCGCATCCGCTGTTCACGGCCTTCGTGAAGGCCAGCATGATCCACAGAAAATGA
- the argS gene encoding arginine--tRNA ligase — MDRIRKVFEHALAERLPGQDIALERPKSGELGDIAFPCFRAAKASGKSPNQIAAELAGQIDLGIEGARLVAAGPYLNLSLHPQARAKEVLGGLLSGTPYGAGEKNGQKIIVEYSSPNIAKLFTIGHLRSTMIGHGLAQVHRFLGYDVVRLNHLGDWGTQFGTLLAAYKAWAEKDNPDLTQDFGWAAEIPEKRRTPLFRLFQLYVRFHDEEKENPEMRDEARRWFRELEEGSQEARRLWKWFRDISLAEFQRIYDRLGVGFDTLEQGEAFYEPMLGAVLQRLTDRGLLKEGEGGAKIVDLSDVGIETPMVVQKGDGASIYASRDLAQVTYRKEAYAFDRCIYVIGGEQILHMKQIFACMEKLDPWFKGRLTHTPFGLVRLPEGKMSTRKGNVIFLEDVLNEAAERVAAIIDEKNPDLPGKAAVAEMLGMGAVIFFDAMNDRIKPVTFEWNRVIALDGDTGPYVQYAHARIMSVLRKAGGGWSALASPGPHDSRETAMVPFPPCEVPSGLQGLETPEAQNLLFELAGLPSAIRVAREQLMATSIARQLLAIARSFSGFYTNCPILAADNAPEVREARLALCVATARALRQGLFLIGIEAPEEM, encoded by the coding sequence ATGGATCGAATCCGGAAAGTCTTTGAGCATGCCCTGGCGGAGCGCTTGCCCGGCCAGGACATCGCCCTCGAACGCCCGAAGAGCGGGGAGCTGGGCGATATCGCCTTTCCGTGCTTCCGCGCCGCGAAGGCCTCCGGCAAGAGCCCGAACCAGATCGCTGCGGAGTTGGCGGGCCAGATCGACCTCGGCATCGAGGGCGCCAGGCTGGTCGCCGCCGGGCCCTACCTGAACCTGTCGCTCCACCCCCAGGCCAGGGCCAAGGAAGTCCTCGGCGGCCTGCTCAGCGGCACGCCCTACGGCGCCGGCGAGAAGAATGGCCAGAAGATCATCGTGGAGTACAGCTCCCCGAACATCGCCAAGCTGTTCACCATCGGCCACCTGCGGTCCACCATGATCGGCCATGGATTGGCCCAGGTGCACCGCTTCCTGGGCTATGACGTGGTGAGGCTCAACCACCTGGGGGACTGGGGCACGCAGTTCGGAACGCTGCTGGCGGCCTACAAGGCCTGGGCGGAAAAGGATAATCCAGACCTTACGCAGGACTTCGGCTGGGCGGCCGAAATTCCCGAGAAGCGCCGCACGCCTTTGTTCCGGCTGTTCCAGCTCTACGTGCGGTTCCACGATGAAGAAAAAGAAAATCCAGAGATGCGGGATGAGGCGCGGCGATGGTTCCGCGAACTGGAAGAAGGGAGCCAGGAAGCCCGCCGGTTGTGGAAGTGGTTCCGGGACATCTCCCTGGCCGAATTCCAGCGCATCTACGACCGCCTGGGCGTGGGCTTCGACACGCTGGAACAGGGCGAAGCCTTCTACGAACCCATGCTGGGCGCTGTGCTGCAGCGGCTCACGGACCGGGGCCTGCTGAAAGAAGGCGAGGGTGGCGCGAAGATCGTGGACCTTTCGGACGTGGGCATCGAAACCCCCATGGTCGTCCAGAAAGGCGATGGCGCGAGCATCTATGCGTCCCGCGACCTCGCGCAGGTCACCTACCGCAAAGAGGCCTACGCCTTCGACCGCTGCATCTACGTCATCGGCGGCGAGCAGATCCTGCACATGAAGCAGATCTTCGCCTGCATGGAAAAACTGGATCCGTGGTTCAAGGGCCGCCTCACCCACACGCCCTTCGGCCTGGTCCGGCTGCCCGAAGGCAAGATGAGCACGCGGAAGGGCAACGTCATCTTCCTGGAGGACGTCCTGAACGAAGCCGCTGAGCGCGTGGCCGCCATCATCGATGAAAAGAATCCGGACCTGCCCGGCAAGGCCGCCGTGGCTGAAATGCTGGGCATGGGCGCGGTGATCTTTTTCGATGCCATGAACGACCGCATCAAGCCCGTCACCTTCGAATGGAACCGCGTGATCGCGCTGGACGGCGACACCGGGCCCTACGTCCAGTACGCCCACGCCCGCATCATGTCGGTGCTGCGGAAGGCGGGAGGCGGCTGGTCCGCCTTGGCTTCGCCGGGTCCCCACGACAGCCGCGAAACCGCGATGGTCCCGTTCCCACCTTGCGAGGTTCCAAGCGGTCTGCAGGGCCTGGAAACGCCCGAAGCCCAGAACCTGCTCTTCGAACTGGCGGGCCTGCCCTCCGCCATCCGGGTGGCCCGCGAACAGCTCATGGCCACGTCCATCGCACGGCAATTGCTCGCCATCGCCCGGTCCTTCTCCGGCTTCTACACCAACTGCCCCATCCTCGCCGCTGACAATGCGCCCGAGGTCCGCGAGGCGAGGCTGGCACTGTGTGTGGCCACCGCGAGGGCGCTGCGCCAGGGACTGTTCCTGATCGGCATCGAAGCTCCGGAGGAAATGTGA
- the rpsT gene encoding 30S ribosomal protein S20, whose translation MSDHKSAAKKARRDVEARLRNRGNRSLMKTEVKKFLSVLATGKKADAAAALPVMLGIVDRAAKKGVIHKNAADRTKSRLTLKVNALA comes from the coding sequence ATGTCCGACCACAAATCCGCCGCCAAAAAAGCCCGCCGCGACGTGGAGGCCCGCCTCCGCAACCGTGGCAACCGCTCGCTCATGAAGACCGAGGTCAAGAAATTCCTCAGCGTGCTGGCCACCGGCAAGAAGGCCGATGCCGCCGCCGCGCTGCCGGTCATGCTGGGCATCGTGGACCGCGCCGCCAAGAAGGGCGTCATCCACAAGAACGCCGCCGACCGGACCAAGAGCCGCCTCACCCTTAAAGTGAACGCCCTGGCGTAA
- the gluQ gene encoding tRNA glutamyl-Q(34) synthetase GluQRS, whose translation MTTGRFAPSPTGVLHLGNLRTALASWLSAKSQGGRWIVRMEDVDGPRCRREFGQQQLRDLAAMGMESDEPVAWQSDRSAAYRAALDDLHGLGRLYPCRCTRKDLQMLASAPHGEDGLRPYPNRCRHRPWEGIEAALRLRLPDGDLEWLDSALGPQRDDPSALTGDPLLFRRDGRFAYHLAVVVDDGAQGVTEIVRGLDLRPVTATQIRLQEALSLPRPAYAHLGLVMAPDGSRLGKRAGALGVEALRQRGIGAGEIIGWLGWSLGCLEEPEPRSAAELLAEFHWSRVPQGPIRIPEAWA comes from the coding sequence ATGACCACCGGCCGCTTCGCGCCTTCGCCCACTGGAGTCCTCCACCTGGGGAACCTGCGCACGGCGCTGGCCTCCTGGCTCTCGGCCAAATCCCAGGGCGGGCGCTGGATCGTCCGCATGGAGGACGTGGACGGGCCGCGGTGCCGCCGCGAATTTGGACAGCAGCAGCTGCGTGATCTCGCAGCGATGGGAATGGAAAGCGATGAGCCCGTGGCCTGGCAATCGGATCGCAGCGCTGCCTATCGCGCGGCCCTCGACGACTTGCATGGACTGGGTCGCCTTTATCCGTGCCGCTGCACCCGCAAGGACCTCCAGATGCTGGCCTCGGCGCCCCATGGCGAGGACGGGTTGCGGCCCTACCCGAACCGCTGCCGCCATCGCCCATGGGAGGGCATTGAAGCCGCCCTGCGTTTGCGTCTGCCGGATGGAGATCTGGAATGGCTGGACTCGGCCCTGGGACCCCAGCGCGATGATCCCTCGGCCCTCACGGGCGATCCCCTGCTCTTCCGCCGCGATGGCCGGTTCGCGTATCACCTGGCGGTGGTGGTGGACGACGGCGCCCAAGGGGTCACGGAGATTGTGCGGGGACTTGATCTGCGCCCGGTCACGGCCACGCAGATCCGGTTGCAGGAGGCTCTCTCGCTTCCCCGTCCGGCCTACGCCCATCTGGGCCTGGTGATGGCGCCCGACGGGTCCCGCCTGGGCAAACGCGCCGGGGCGCTGGGGGTGGAGGCCCTTCGGCAACGCGGCATCGGCGCCGGTGAAATCATCGGCTGGCTGGGCTGGAGCCTAGGGTGCCTGGAAGAACCGGAGCCCCGCAGCGCCGCGGAATTGTTGGCGGAATTCCATTGGAGCCGTGTGCCCCAAGGCCCCATCCGAATCCCCGAGGCCTGGGCTTGA
- a CDS encoding serine hydrolase — protein sequence MPRSLLPLLVALGLACGGGSTGGGPSGGGPAADPWSSVTAAIQGAQSQFPGAPAMANLPAAPAGLTVEVLTTDGVVYSKTFGAFGNQTYTAVASASKMVSGTVLLQLVDKGVLSLDTKAKDILKDRDGQPWSGNMGEIRLRHLLSFTSGINSEVLSSESATITLDEAVTRIYEDQRSVATAPGSTFYYGSTHLRIAARMAEVATGKSWRQLFDENLRVPLGWSSLSTYGGGANPNPAGSLACTGLEYTRFLMMQLRKGLDGSARLMSEDLANQRRLDAFGPATTIAYTPYALLQRTNHYGFGNWVETQNGAAPSTANPIQRVSSTGKFGWAPWIEVGNGQNWAAIIMCQQPDAALSFLPSENLKLQLAPLIQAAVTQHPPVVRTVP from the coding sequence ATGCCCCGCAGCCTACTCCCACTGCTCGTCGCCCTTGGCCTCGCCTGTGGGGGCGGCTCCACAGGTGGCGGCCCCAGCGGCGGCGGACCTGCAGCAGACCCCTGGTCCTCCGTAACCGCTGCCATCCAGGGAGCGCAATCCCAATTCCCCGGCGCTCCGGCCATGGCCAATCTCCCTGCTGCCCCGGCGGGGCTCACGGTGGAAGTGCTGACGACCGATGGCGTGGTCTATTCGAAAACCTTCGGCGCATTTGGAAACCAGACCTACACCGCCGTGGCATCGGCCTCCAAGATGGTGTCGGGCACGGTGCTGCTGCAGCTCGTGGACAAGGGCGTCCTGAGCCTGGATACCAAGGCCAAGGACATTTTGAAAGACCGCGATGGCCAGCCCTGGAGCGGCAACATGGGGGAGATCAGGCTCCGCCATTTGCTGAGCTTCACCAGCGGCATCAACAGCGAGGTGCTGTCTTCGGAATCCGCCACCATCACGCTGGATGAAGCGGTGACGCGCATCTACGAGGATCAGCGCTCCGTGGCCACCGCCCCGGGTTCCACGTTTTATTACGGCAGCACCCACCTGCGCATCGCGGCGCGCATGGCGGAAGTGGCCACGGGCAAGAGCTGGCGCCAACTTTTCGATGAGAATCTGCGCGTGCCCTTGGGCTGGTCTTCGTTGAGCACCTATGGCGGCGGCGCCAATCCCAACCCTGCGGGAAGCCTGGCCTGCACGGGCTTGGAGTACACGCGCTTCCTCATGATGCAGTTGCGGAAGGGCCTGGACGGCAGCGCGCGCCTGATGAGCGAAGACCTGGCGAACCAGCGGCGCCTGGATGCTTTCGGCCCCGCAACCACCATCGCCTACACGCCCTACGCGCTGCTCCAGCGCACCAATCACTACGGGTTTGGAAACTGGGTGGAGACGCAGAATGGCGCCGCGCCTTCCACCGCCAATCCCATCCAGCGCGTGAGCAGCACCGGCAAGTTCGGCTGGGCGCCGTGGATCGAAGTCGGCAATGGCCAGAACTGGGCGGCCATCATCATGTGCCAGCAGCCCGATGCGGCGCTCTCCTTCCTGCCCAGCGAGAACCTGAAGCTGCAGCTCGCCCCGCTCATCCAGGCCGCGGTGACCCAGCATCCGCCGGTGGTGCGGACCGTTCCCTGA
- a CDS encoding deoxyhypusine synthase — MPEDAHEHEGPSQYLNGQRIAPVGIRKGISAADLIDETFLAYNGGRMGEAARLLTRKILQPNVTLGVTLTGALTPAGLGGSCLIPLIQAGVIDWMISTGANLYHDTHFALDLALHRGDPFTSDIVLRDEGVVRIYDILFDYTVLLDTDAFYRELIRAPHFQKAMSTAEFHYHVGKALHERERALGLGTLSVLSAAYQCGVPIYTSSPGDSSIGMNVAAVALEGNQLMFDVNADVNETASIVLDAKLNGGKSAVWILGGGSPKNFILQTEPQIQEVLGIDERGHDYFLQITDARPDTGGLSGATPAEAVSWGKIDPDQLPDAVVCYTDSTIALPLLTAYILTRTEPRPLKRLAERREELMQSLRDQYATRGRLSGTPTTARDVAKRGTTVGMPERDDKGTYPCGTPKK; from the coding sequence ATGCCTGAAGACGCGCACGAGCACGAAGGACCCAGCCAGTACTTGAATGGCCAACGCATCGCGCCGGTCGGCATCCGCAAGGGCATCAGCGCGGCGGATCTCATCGACGAAACATTTCTCGCCTACAACGGCGGGCGCATGGGCGAGGCCGCCCGCCTGCTGACCCGGAAGATCCTGCAACCGAATGTGACGCTGGGCGTGACGCTCACGGGGGCCCTGACACCCGCGGGCCTCGGCGGTTCCTGTCTCATTCCACTCATCCAGGCCGGCGTCATCGACTGGATGATCTCCACCGGCGCGAATCTCTACCACGACACGCATTTCGCGCTGGACCTCGCTTTGCATCGCGGCGATCCCTTCACCAGCGACATCGTGCTGCGGGATGAAGGCGTGGTGCGCATCTACGACATCCTGTTCGACTACACGGTGCTGCTGGACACCGATGCGTTCTACCGCGAACTGATCCGCGCGCCGCATTTCCAGAAGGCCATGAGCACCGCGGAATTCCACTACCATGTCGGCAAGGCGCTGCATGAGCGCGAACGGGCCCTGGGGCTCGGCACCCTGTCGGTGCTGTCCGCGGCCTACCAGTGCGGCGTGCCCATCTACACGTCCAGCCCCGGCGACTCGAGCATCGGCATGAACGTGGCGGCGGTGGCGCTGGAGGGCAATCAGCTCATGTTCGACGTGAACGCCGACGTGAACGAGACGGCCTCCATCGTATTGGATGCCAAGCTCAACGGCGGCAAGAGCGCCGTGTGGATCCTCGGCGGCGGCAGCCCCAAGAATTTCATCCTCCAGACCGAGCCCCAGATCCAGGAAGTCCTGGGCATCGACGAGCGCGGCCACGACTACTTCCTGCAGATCACCGACGCGCGCCCCGACACCGGCGGCCTCAGCGGCGCCACGCCCGCCGAAGCCGTCTCCTGGGGCAAGATCGATCCTGACCAATTGCCCGACGCCGTGGTTTGCTACACCGATTCCACCATCGCCCTGCCCCTGCTCACCGCCTACATCCTGACCCGCACGGAGCCGCGCCCGCTCAAACGCCTGGCCGAGCGCCGCGAAGAGCTGATGCAGAGCCTCCGGGACCAGTATGCCACCCGCGGCCGCCTCAGCGGCACGCCCACCACCGCGAGGGATGTCGCCAAGCGCGGGACCACGGTGGGGATGCCGGAGCGGGATGATAAGGGGACCTATCCTTGCGGTACGCCGAAGAAGTAG
- a CDS encoding outer membrane lipoprotein-sorting protein, translated as MRMLPLLLCCAPLMAQSNDELLAQVDRLRHPWPSFTVEIELKSAKASQRWKVSARENGDARVEGLSEKEKGRAVLVLGDAMWLLLPGTKRPIKVTPQQRLLGPAAGGDIARTRFAEDYSVKEKAEDALDGTPCWRLSLAAKRPSTSFRTASLWVARSGARPLKAEFFLPSGKLAKTALFAAPQAQRGASVLVRMDLVEPRGAKAELHFDHWAPAVMDPKLFELPIAK; from the coding sequence ATGCGGATGCTTCCCCTCCTGTTGTGCTGCGCGCCGCTGATGGCCCAAAGCAACGATGAACTGCTCGCCCAGGTGGACCGGCTGCGCCATCCCTGGCCCTCCTTCACCGTCGAGATCGAACTGAAGAGCGCCAAGGCCTCCCAGCGCTGGAAGGTCAGCGCCCGGGAGAACGGCGACGCCCGGGTGGAGGGGCTTTCCGAAAAAGAAAAGGGCCGCGCGGTGCTGGTCCTGGGCGATGCCATGTGGCTGCTGCTTCCGGGCACCAAACGGCCCATCAAGGTCACGCCGCAACAACGGCTGCTGGGTCCAGCGGCCGGCGGAGACATCGCCCGGACGCGCTTCGCCGAGGACTATTCGGTGAAGGAGAAAGCGGAGGATGCGCTCGATGGGACGCCCTGCTGGCGCTTGTCGCTGGCGGCCAAACGGCCTTCCACCAGTTTCCGCACCGCGAGCCTCTGGGTGGCCAGGAGCGGGGCGCGGCCGCTCAAGGCCGAGTTCTTCCTTCCCAGCGGAAAACTCGCCAAGACCGCGCTGTTCGCCGCGCCTCAGGCGCAGCGGGGCGCTTCGGTGCTCGTGCGGATGGATCTGGTGGAGCCCAGAGGCGCAAAAGCCGAACTGCACTTCGACCACTGGGCCCCGGCGGTGATGGATCCCAAGCTGTTCGAATTGCCCATCGCGAAGTGA
- a CDS encoding phosphomannose isomerase type II C-terminal cupin domain yields MDKPTSLHVDKPWGSFDQFVLNTPCTVKILTCSPGQRLSLQRHAHRGELWVALDDGVVVELDGETLRPAVGQELWLPTGSTHRLSCDASTAHAVRVLEISLGTFDEADIERLQDNYGRA; encoded by the coding sequence ATGGATAAGCCGACCTCACTCCACGTTGACAAGCCCTGGGGCTCCTTCGACCAGTTCGTGTTGAACACGCCCTGCACGGTGAAGATCCTCACCTGCTCTCCAGGGCAGCGCCTGAGCCTGCAGCGGCACGCCCATCGCGGGGAGCTGTGGGTGGCCCTGGACGACGGCGTGGTGGTGGAACTGGATGGCGAAACGCTGCGGCCGGCCGTCGGCCAGGAGCTCTGGCTGCCCACCGGCAGCACCCATCGCCTGAGCTGCGACGCGTCTACGGCGCATGCCGTCCGTGTGCTGGAGATCAGCCTGGGCACCTTCGACGAAGCCGACATCGAGCGCCTGCAAGACAACTACGGCCGCGCCTGA